From one Salvelinus sp. IW2-2015 linkage group LG11, ASM291031v2, whole genome shotgun sequence genomic stretch:
- the LOC139028361 gene encoding putative helicase mov-10-B.1 has product MKTQGKKGLPKLSPKDIGIIAPYRKQVEKIQKALNFVKELSQWKDIKELKVGSVEEFQGQERKIIMVSTVRSSINYVKMDQDFNLGFLTNEKRFNVAMTRAKALLIVVGNPVILNKDPTWERFISYCVEEEGYTGFDFTDAEGEEDVVTRLASLKITVECSTGLAKESDL; this is encoded by the exons ATGAAGACCCAGGGCAAGAAGGGCCTGCCCAAACTATCCCCTAAAGACATTGGCATCATCGCTCCCTATAGGAAACAG GTTGAGAAAATCCAAAAAGCTCTGAATTTTGTCAAAGAGTTGAGTCAATGGAAGGACATCAAGGAGCTCAAG GTGGGTTCAGTGGAGGAGTTCCAGGGACAGGAGAGAAAGATCATCATGGTCTCTACCGTCCGCAGTAGCATCAACTACGTTAAGATGGACCAAGACTTTAACCTAGGCTTCCTCACTAACGAGAAG AGGTTCAATGTGGCCATGACCAGAGCCAAGGCCCTGCTGATAGTGGTGGGAAACCCTGTTATCCTCAACAAGGACCCAACTTGGGAGCG gTTTATCAGCTATTGTGTGGAGGAGGAGGGRTACACTGGCTTCGACTTCACTGACGCTGAAGGAGAAGAAGATGTAGTAACACGACTGGCTTCCCTTAAAATCACGGTGGAGTGTTCCACAGGTCTGGCAAAGGAGAGTGACCTCTAG